A single genomic interval of Portunus trituberculatus isolate SZX2019 chromosome 41, ASM1759143v1, whole genome shotgun sequence harbors:
- the LOC123516421 gene encoding prisilkin-39-like — MKVWIVVLLAAVVAAEPEPEAEAAPGYGYRTHGHTTYRVSYGHPTYSYSHGYPSVSYGHTGYGYGNGYGSYGYAHHLHKREAEAEPGYGLGHRTSYSVSYGYPTYSFSYPSYGYGHSYGYGFPYYGHTSYGYRHDIHKREADPEPGYSHNYRYSYGLPSYGYRTYGYRTYNHPTYGYYH, encoded by the exons ATGAAGGTTTGG ATTGTCGTTCTGTTGGCCGCCGTAGTGGCGGCAGAACCTGAGCCTGAGGCGGAAGCTGCACCTGGTTACGGATACCGCACTCACGGTCACACTACCTACAGAGTTAGCTACGGTCACCCCACCTACAGCTACAGCCACGGCTATCCCTCCGTCAGTTATGGTCATACCGGCTATGGTTACGGCAACGGTTATGGTTCCTACGGCTACGcacaccacctccacaaacGTGAGGCTGAAGCTGAGCCTGGTTATGGCCTTGGCCACAGAACCAGCTACAGCGTTAGTTACGGCTACCCCACCTACAGCTTCAGCTACCCCTCATACGGCTATGGTCACAGCTACGGCTACGGCTTCCCGTATTACGGCCACACTTCATATGGATATCGTCATGACATCCACAAACGCGAAGCTGATCCTGAGCCTGGATACAGTCACAACTACCGTTACAGCTACGGCCTGCCCAGCTATGGCTACCGCACCTACGGATATAGAACTTATAACCATCCCACCTACGGTTATTACCATTAA